A single genomic interval of Puntigrus tetrazona isolate hp1 chromosome 1, ASM1883169v1, whole genome shotgun sequence harbors:
- the fabp2 gene encoding fatty acid-binding protein, intestinal — protein sequence MTFNGTWKVDRNDNYEKFMEEMGINMVKRKLASHDNLKITLEQTGDKFHVKEVSTFRTLEINFTLGVTFDYSLADGTELTGSWVMEGDTLKGTFTRKDNGKLLVTTRKIIGDELVQSYTYEGVEAKRIFKRG from the exons ATGACCTTCAACGGGACCTGGAAAGTCGACCGCAATGACAACTACGAGAAGTTCATGGAAGAAATGG GCATCAACATGGTTAAAAGGAAACTAGCTTCTCATGACAACCTGAAGATCACCCTGGAACAGACCGGAGACAAGTTCCACGTGAAGGAAGTCAGCACTTTCCGCACACTGGAAATTAACTTTACTCTGGGTGTCACCTTCGACTATTCCCTGGCAGACGGCACGGAGCTCACA GGATCCTGGGTCATGGAGGGTGACACGCTTAAGGGGACGTTCACACGCAAGGACAACGGAAAGCTGCTAGTCACAACCAGGAAGATCATTGGTGATGAACTTGTACAG AGCTATACCTATGAGGGAGTCGAGGCCAAGAGGATTTTCAAGAGGGGTTAA